Genomic window (Festucalex cinctus isolate MCC-2025b chromosome 7, RoL_Fcin_1.0, whole genome shotgun sequence):
gtatatttgtgaaATACGATACTGGTATGCATCATATGCGGCCATATTTATGGTTATAGAAGACAAGCACAAGAAGTCTAACATTAATATACACACAATGAGGTAATTAATGAAAACTGTAGGACTGCATTGgcaaaaaaatccctctttgaTTGCTGTTAGTGTCTTAATGTTGGATCTTCTTCTTGTGTCTGGTAGCAATCGTTTTCCAAACAAGAGAAATGGTGCTGTTGATTACTTGTAGTTCTTTTTTTGTACAGCAGCTTTAGTCCTCATCACTGCCCATCTCTAAAGGGTCAAAGTCGGGGTCATCATCCTCTAAATCCAAGTCCTCGATGTCCTGGAATAACGATTCATCCACCTCAACACTGTTTCCAACTGAAAGAGAAGACAAAACGCAGGAGTGACTTTCAACAATAAGCAGTTCATTTTATCGAAATACCGGTTTTTGGTTTACAATAAAGTTTCTGCCAAACTTGTATGGAACCAAACCACCACAATTTATTACCAACCTACACTAAAGAAAGTTggaattactgtatttttatgaaaaacacttctaggcaattaaaacaaaacaaaatggcaggaaCAGCATGCAAACGTGGTGCATGTTCATATTCCGCCGTTCGAAACAtgaaatgtcaatgtaaactgAGGACACCTTGTAATGTTCCAAATAAATACAACCTGACCAAGAATTTGATTGCTGAACAAAATACCAAATCAAATATAGCAGCAAATATTTCTCAATGTATGGTTGCTTCATCCGTGCGAACATAgaagaaaaacattatttacacTCTTATTTCTTTACCACATACTACAACTACGAAATCAACTCATTTCATTCCCACTGAATATAAACAAACTATATAGAGCCATAAACTCATTACCATCTTCAAGGAACTGGATGTCTGACGTGTCCAGATTGTGGTCCGTCTCAAACAGCTGTTTGCCTGTGTAAAAACATTTGCTTTTCAATTTCAAGCGTCAATCTCAATATACGTGTCCACTTTGCTGCAGGTTAGTCACTGAATGTATGACTCAATATAAAACTAAGCACAAAAGGTAAGGTAACATTTTTGTCTTGTAGCCTATTACTTTGTACGATACACTTTGCCGCCTCTCTCTGACTGGGTGATGTCAATGCCATCAAAGTTTAAAGTTGCGCGATCCAGATCAGATTACGTCAATTTATGGAGCAGACACCTACAGGCCACTGAAGCAGGGACCATATACATTTTGTGCTGTTTATATTGAGTCATTATTCCCAATAGTCTGATGTaagaaaaaagtgacaaattcaAATCTTAACGGTCCATTCTGTGCAGTAGATTTGGCTTCTACTTTGTCAAACAAGTGACAGATGTGACAAAGCAGTAGTACTTTTGAAGATTCACAGACATCAGTCATGTGACATGGTCATATGATACAAACTCTGGCTAAAGGTATTTTTAAATTGCCATCAGGAAGACCGACATGCGCCGGTATCAACTGCCCATCACTAATTTCGGCTGCATGAAATTGAAGATAACACAAATGTCTAAATATCTCCTACAGTATTGTTTACCAGTGAGTTTTGCTTTGCCTGACTGCTCCTCTTCCTTCTGTTTTTTCCTCCACATCTCAGCCATTTCGAGTTCGAAGTTGGCTTTCCAGGCCAGGAAGTTCTCAATTGTTACCACTGTGCCCTGGAACTCCACCTGTGTCAAGCACAAGTGCAATACTCTAGTTTCATCATACATAAGTTAAGAGAGGCCTTCCGTTACACATCATCAATCATCGGCATCATTGTCCAAATGGTGCTTTAGCCTCtaagtttttcattaaaaaaaaaaaaaaaaaagtggagggcTGGTACCTCTGCCAGATTTTGGCCACCCTCAACATtgtaaatatattaatatttacatttcaaaatgtttacttGCTTCATATTTCTAAGGTAAAGACATCCCATAACACACatttaagaaataataataataataataatttaataacgaACAGGGttcatgtcattttatttaatattttagataaaaaaaattttttttagagaaaaacactaaaatacatataaaacttCATTCACagaacaggatttttttttttttaagccagtgGGGGGTGTGATGTATACGCACACCTGCAACTAGTAATTGGGTAACACATCAGCCTCAATTTGGGCCGGATTATGAGACATTATGGTCCCACTACTACCTTCTCTGCTTCCTCTGCCTCCCTCTCTTTCCGCAGTTTCTCCTCTTCTCGTCTGTTCTTCATCAGGTCCACAATTTCATTGAGTTTCTCTTGCACCGCTGTCACCAGCGTAAAAATCATCACCATTCCCAGATTTTCTTCTGCctgcagagagaaaaaaaattcaatggtAGAATGCATGTCCGGAGTCCGATGGTATGTCACACCGTGCTCAAAATGTACATAAACATGCATAAAAAGCTATAaagaccagaaaaaaacaaaaacaaggcctGTCTTTGACTTGTTTTAATTTAGCCTTGACGGAAAATCAGTAACTCCTATTTAACAAGTTTGTATCATGTTTACTCATGACGCCAAACCAGGAGTTAATTTCCATGAAAGAATGACATACAACTTGTGACATTATCTTCAGACCTGTTGTTGCAATAGTGTGAGGATGTCATCCATATCATTGTTTTCCAGGTTCTCTTGGGAGTGGACCTCCCATAGTGGTGGTTCATCTGGGTATTTTTCTACATATGTGAACTTAAAAGTTGCTTCCACAGCTGTAAAGGAAAGAAAATATCATACAATCAACATACAAACATTCTAATTGAATATATTGTCTTACAGTCGCGAAAGGCTTTACGATGGCAAGGTGAATCATTGACTCTCATATAAACAAAAGCATTGATTGAAAGACAGCCATTCATGCAGGCCCGAAGACAGTTATGGAAGAAACTTTGGAGCTAGGTGTTGTATTATCAATTTAAGCCACCATCACCACAACTAGTACTCAAATTAAAACTATAAATTTATAAAGGACAGTTAACCAACACACAACATACTCACTTTCACCATTTTCCCCTGCGTCTGACGTTACAGTGATAGTGAAGCTGATGGGGTCCTCTGAAAGCACTGAAACCGCATAGAACTCATTAATATGAtgaaatctatccatccatatGCACTATTTTCCTAGTTAGATGGATGAGTATCCTAACTGACTAAGGCTAGTGGTGGGTTacaatacgatacgatatttttatatttaaaataaaataaaataaaataaataaaacactatgTAATGGGATTCGCTGTCTAAATGTATTTGAGAAGCGCTTAACACGGCGTTGGTCAAGATACCTCCACAAAAGTTAGTTATTTTTCTATTGCTAGCTACCTGTTAGCTGTATTTTACTCGCATGCCAACATGAATGAATTCACACCTGTAAAAGAGTCTGGGTATATAGACTCAATTGCTTCGAGTTCATTTCTTTGCTCTTCAGCGTAGTCTGTCATTTTCGTGTTGTTGCAGGTTATCTAGCAGTTATCAAAATCATCACCACAGTGTTGCAGGCAGCTACCACTACCATCACATGCTGCGTGTCCTGGCAGTTAGATGACGATCGATTCTATCCACCCCCTGATCTCAGTAATTTTAAAATTAGCCCAAAATTGTGGCAGTCCTTTAGCTTGTGATGATATGCATATTATACGTTTACATTTTTTCAATAATGTTCTTAACTTCTTAcgctatatatacatatttttttattttgcattacaGAAGCAGAATTGACTTTTCTGTTTTCCATTGTTTTTGTCTACCAGTTCTTCTCGTAGTTTATGGCGGTTGGCAACAAGTGCTTTACGGTAGATTACCGCCATCTACTGGTATGAAGTGCGAAGCATGTATGCCTGCACCATGCATGAGTCTATTAGACCTCCATTATTTCCACTTTgtacatttattaaaattaacatAACCACATCAATCTAGGTTATGTATTTTATCAATGTAAAAACTGAAATATAGTATGTGCTTTGAAATTGGTGCTGGCCTGGTAACCCACCTGTATTGTTACAGCCAAACACAGCACAGACAAATGCAGGCCCGGCCCTAGCCAATGGGGCATCCTAGGCAAGATTTTATATGGAACCCCACCTTCATCGAAACATTATATATCACTGGCGTCGTACCTCCGAAATCAACACTTTTCAGGaaaccccaaaaatggcatgCTTGTTCAAAGATTAATACTACATCTTCAAATGGGGGAGCAAGTCATTTTACACAGTTTAGATTGGTCAATttgttaaagaaat
Coding sequences:
- the rwdd1 gene encoding RWD domain-containing protein 1 isoform X3; this translates as MLSEDPISFTITVTSDAGENGETVEATFKFTYVEKYPDEPPLWEVHSQENLENNDMDDILTLLQQQAEENLGMVMIFTLVTAVQEKLNEIVDLMKNRREEEKLRKEREAEEAEKVEFQGTVVTIENFLAWKANFELEMAEMWRKKQKEEEQSGKAKLTGKQLFETDHNLDTSDIQFLEDVGNSVEVDESLFQDIEDLDLEDDDPDFDPLEMGSDED
- the rwdd1 gene encoding RWD domain-containing protein 1 isoform X1; the protein is MEIRMEALYTFLGSRNIPEENISKLRDDKIDVSIIELMDDRTLAVYIPAYGDRIAARKFCSEYQRKVLSEDPISFTITVTSDAGENGETVEATFKFTYVEKYPDEPPLWEVHSQENLENNDMDDILTLLQQQAEENLGMVMIFTLVTAVQEKLNEIVDLMKNRREEEKLRKEREAEEAEKVEFQGTVVTIENFLAWKANFELEMAEMWRKKQKEEEQSGKAKLTGKQLFETDHNLDTSDIQFLEDVGNSVEVDESLFQDIEDLDLEDDDPDFDPLEMGSDED
- the rwdd1 gene encoding RWD domain-containing protein 1 isoform X2, translated to MTDYAEEQRNELEAIESIYPDSFTVLSEDPISFTITVTSDAGENGETVEATFKFTYVEKYPDEPPLWEVHSQENLENNDMDDILTLLQQQAEENLGMVMIFTLVTAVQEKLNEIVDLMKNRREEEKLRKEREAEEAEKVEFQGTVVTIENFLAWKANFELEMAEMWRKKQKEEEQSGKAKLTGKQLFETDHNLDTSDIQFLEDVGNSVEVDESLFQDIEDLDLEDDDPDFDPLEMGSDED